A genomic stretch from Kogia breviceps isolate mKogBre1 chromosome 1, mKogBre1 haplotype 1, whole genome shotgun sequence includes:
- the LOC136793594 gene encoding Golgi-associated RAB2 interactor protein 4-like produces the protein LLPYHTAQSSTGLGLFKSTMGELQQQLHNGEYDIFKYAPIFESDFIQITKRGHVIDVHNCDCTVTVGIVSTSPVLPLPDIMLLARRATGCEQHAEHSQPTKGKSHKVAKTLELTRLLPLKFVRISTHDRDKRQLRVKFATGRSFYLQLCAPLDAQEDLFAYWEELIYLLRPPLDGHSRTYAVPAGDMICRTLFEEEEEDGRSPAVEDFQGEWDEDQVSIRSLHTPSEVAAVGSAAFAG, from the coding sequence ctgctcccgtatcacacggcccagagcagcaccgggctgggcctgttcaaaagcaccatgggggagctgcagcagcaactgcacaacggcgaatacgacatattcaagtacgcgccgatattcgagagcgactttatccagatcacgaagaggggacacgtgattgacgtgcacaactgtgactgcacggtgaccgtgggcatcgtatccaccagccccgtcctcccactcccagacatcatgctgctggcccgacgggccaccggctgtgaacagcacgctgagcacagccagcccaccaaggggaagagccacaaggttgccaagaccttagagctcaccaggctccttcccttgaagtttgtgaggatctccacgcacgatcgtgacaaacgacagctgcgcgtgaagtttgccactggccgctccttctacctgcagctgtgtgcccctctggacgcgcaggaagacctcttcgcctactgggaagagctgatttacctcctgcgaccaccattggacggtcacagccgcacctacgctgttccagccggggacatgatctgcaggactctgttcgaggaggaggaggaggacgggaggagcccggcagtggaggatttccaaggagagtgggatgaggaccaggtgagcatcaggagcctccacacgccctctgaggtagccgcggtcgggtctgcagcttttgctggc